The Lachnospiraceae bacterium oral taxon 500 genome window below encodes:
- a CDS encoding GNAT family N-acetyltransferase, with amino-acid sequence MVREAVKEDLDALLNLYLFLHEESIPESSKQLENTWQTIMKDENHHIIVNEIEGKILSSCVCVIIPNLTRNVRPYAFIENVVTNKNYRGKGYAAECLNYAKEIAIKNNCYKMMLLTGAKKESTLEFYKKAGYNSEDKTAFIQWLE; translated from the coding sequence ATGGTAAGAGAAGCGGTTAAAGAGGATTTAGATGCATTATTGAACTTATACCTGTTTCTACATGAGGAAAGTATTCCGGAAAGTTCAAAACAGTTAGAGAATACATGGCAAACGATTATGAAAGATGAGAACCATCATATTATTGTCAATGAGATAGAAGGTAAAATTCTTTCGTCTTGCGTTTGCGTTATTATTCCGAACTTAACGAGAAATGTACGGCCCTATGCGTTTATTGAAAATGTAGTTACGAATAAAAATTATCGTGGAAAAGGATATGCAGCCGAGTGTCTCAATTATGCTAAGGAGATAGCAATTAAGAATAATTGTTATAAAATGATGCTTTTGACAGGCGCAAAAAAGGAAAGCACATTAGAGTTCTATAAAAAGGCCGGGTACAATAGTGAGGATAAAACAGCATTTATACAGTGGCTTGAATAG
- the glgD gene encoding glucose-1-phosphate adenylyltransferase subunit GlgD, which yields MNNIFGIITTGNQKPLLGELAMKRSISALPIAGKYRAIDFVLSNMVNSGIDKVGVVTQYSFRSLTDHLGAGKEWDLDRRNEGLYLFPPYLSMEHKGWYQGTADGMYQNMSFLKRSHEEYVLITTGNCIYSTTYNDLLEKHIESGADITMMYYDMADVPAAELKEFGLLRLNEEGRVIDLQEKPLSPKGSLVSMAVYVLKRELLIELLEEASAHGHYDFVKDILIRKLNDLKIYGYEYKGYWRVVNTVNWYYKVNMDFLKPEVRQDLFGQGKTVFTKVKDETPAKYNSEAEVKNSVIADGCIIEGYVENSILFRGVRVGKNSRVVNSIIMQGSTIENDVSLEHVIFDKEIVITAHHSLKGELNAPVIVAKKSRI from the coding sequence ATGAATAATATTTTTGGCATCATTACAACGGGTAATCAAAAACCGCTGCTGGGAGAACTGGCGATGAAACGGTCCATCTCGGCATTGCCGATTGCCGGCAAGTACCGGGCAATTGACTTTGTTTTGTCCAATATGGTTAACTCCGGCATTGATAAGGTCGGCGTGGTGACACAGTACAGCTTTCGCTCTTTGACGGATCACCTGGGTGCCGGTAAGGAATGGGATCTGGATCGGCGTAATGAGGGGCTTTACCTCTTCCCGCCGTATTTGTCGATGGAGCATAAGGGCTGGTATCAGGGTACGGCTGACGGTATGTATCAAAATATGTCTTTCCTTAAGCGTTCGCATGAGGAATACGTGCTGATTACAACCGGCAACTGCATTTATTCCACAACGTATAATGATCTTCTGGAGAAGCATATCGAGTCCGGCGCCGATATTACTATGATGTACTATGATATGGCGGACGTACCGGCGGCAGAATTAAAGGAATTTGGTTTGCTTCGCTTAAATGAAGAGGGACGGGTGATTGACCTTCAGGAAAAACCGTTATCGCCGAAAGGCAGTTTGGTTTCGATGGCGGTTTATGTCTTAAAGCGTGAGCTGCTGATTGAGCTTTTAGAGGAAGCATCTGCCCATGGCCATTATGATTTTGTCAAGGATATTTTAATCCGCAAGCTAAATGACCTGAAGATTTACGGCTATGAATATAAGGGCTATTGGCGGGTAGTTAATACCGTGAATTGGTACTATAAGGTCAATATGGATTTTTTAAAGCCGGAAGTCCGCCAGGATTTATTCGGTCAGGGCAAGACGGTATTTACCAAGGTGAAGGATGAAACACCGGCCAAATACAACTCGGAGGCGGAGGTGAAAAACTCCGTGATTGCCGACGGCTGTATCATAGAAGGGTATGTGGAAAACAGTATTTTGTTCCGCGGCGTAAGGGTCGGTAAAAATTCGCGAGTTGTCAACAGCATTATCATGCAGGGCTCGACCATTGAAAATGATGTCAGCCTGGAGCATGTCATTTTTGACAAAGAGATTGTGATTACCGCTCATCACTCGCTCAAGGGTGAACTGAATGCGCCGGTAATCGTTGCGAAAAAGAGCCGGATTTAA
- a CDS encoding glucose-1-phosphate adenylyltransferase has product MVAKEMIGLLLAGGQGSRLGILTSSTAKPAVPYGGKYRIIDFPLSNCVNSGIDTVGVFTQYQPLELNAHIGIGKPWDLDRINGGVTILSPFTSEENNDWFKGTANAVFQNIHYIDKINPQYVVILSGDHIYKMDYAKMLDDHKKNKADGTISVFEVPWEDAHRFGIMNTDEKRKIVEFEEKPQEPKNNLASMGVYIFTWSVLREYLIRDNQNPDSDYDFGKNVIPMMLEEGRAMYAYPFAGYWKDVGTIDAYWESNMDLIKLVPEFDLYDRSWKIYTNNPGMPAHYIGGSGSVKTSIVGEGCQIFGVVRNSIIFPNVTIGEGAYIENSIIMQDCVIERNVKVWKSILAAGVTVGEGTEIGVGEDVPNKLKPNLYYTGITVVGESAAVPSGKKIGKNVAIHHGAEGTDFPTDEIASGETIFKGGIAHE; this is encoded by the coding sequence ATGGTGGCAAAGGAAATGATCGGCTTGCTATTGGCCGGAGGACAGGGAAGCAGACTGGGAATTTTAACATCATCGACCGCCAAGCCGGCAGTGCCGTACGGAGGAAAATATCGAATCATTGATTTTCCGCTGAGTAACTGTGTCAATTCGGGGATTGATACAGTCGGGGTTTTTACCCAGTATCAGCCGCTGGAGCTGAACGCGCATATCGGCATCGGCAAACCGTGGGATTTGGACCGAATCAACGGTGGGGTAACGATTCTTTCGCCTTTTACCAGCGAAGAAAACAACGACTGGTTCAAAGGAACTGCCAATGCGGTTTTTCAGAACATTCATTATATTGATAAAATCAATCCGCAGTATGTCGTGATTTTGTCGGGTGACCATATTTATAAGATGGATTACGCCAAAATGCTGGATGATCACAAGAAAAACAAAGCGGACGGAACCATTTCCGTATTTGAGGTGCCGTGGGAAGATGCACACCGCTTTGGTATCATGAACACAGACGAAAAAAGAAAAATTGTTGAGTTTGAGGAAAAACCGCAAGAGCCGAAAAATAATCTGGCTTCCATGGGCGTATATATTTTTACCTGGAGCGTTCTGCGCGAATATTTGATTCGGGACAATCAAAATCCGGATTCGGATTATGATTTCGGGAAAAATGTCATTCCCATGATGTTGGAAGAGGGGCGGGCGATGTACGCCTATCCTTTTGCCGGTTACTGGAAGGATGTCGGAACCATCGATGCCTACTGGGAATCGAATATGGATTTGATTAAGCTGGTACCGGAGTTTGACCTGTATGACCGGTCCTGGAAGATTTACACCAATAACCCGGGAATGCCGGCGCATTATATCGGCGGCTCGGGCAGTGTTAAGACTTCGATTGTCGGCGAGGGATGTCAAATCTTCGGGGTGGTGCGCAATTCCATCATCTTCCCGAATGTAACGATCGGTGAAGGCGCCTATATTGAAAACTCAATCATTATGCAGGATTGTGTGATTGAAAGAAATGTCAAGGTGTGGAAATCAATTTTAGCGGCGGGCGTAACGGTTGGTGAAGGAACGGAAATCGGCGTGGGCGAAGATGTTCCCAATAAGCTGAAGCCTAACTTGTATTATACCGGGATTACGGTGGTCGGGGAAAGCGCAGCGGTTCCGTCCGGTAAGAAAATAGGCAAAAACGTGGCCATTCACCACGGAGCAGAGGGGACAGATTTTCCGACGGATGAAATAGCTTCCGGCGAAACGATTTTTAAGGGAGGCATAGCTCATGAATAA
- a CDS encoding HAD family hydrolase encodes MIKLILADMDGTLLDGDHQLPEKTMDTIRRLMDRQIRFGIASGREYNDLRKFFPKLADEMIIVADNGTLIYDKTEEIYLDLLDNDEVERIVKELRKIPDTWIVLCGKKMSYIECQEEKREMIAAIAHNFYENVELAEDICVRTQNEQIMEISVFCEHGAAITAPQLEWLKKDYQIYVSGSNWIDILNKSAGKGNAVKRLQERYGLQPEECMAFGDYFNDMEMLQNVGESYAMANAQPEVQAAAKYIAPANKEGGVIQVLRQRFEL; translated from the coding sequence ATGATTAAACTGATTTTAGCAGATATGGACGGAACGCTTTTAGACGGAGATCATCAGCTTCCGGAAAAAACAATGGACACGATTCGCCGGCTGATGGATCGGCAAATTCGCTTTGGCATAGCCAGCGGCCGGGAATATAACGATTTGAGAAAATTTTTTCCGAAACTGGCTGATGAGATGATCATAGTGGCCGATAACGGTACTTTGATTTATGATAAAACAGAGGAAATCTATCTTGACTTGCTGGATAATGATGAGGTGGAAAGAATTGTTAAGGAGCTTCGCAAGATTCCCGACACTTGGATTGTGCTGTGCGGCAAGAAAATGAGTTATATTGAATGTCAGGAAGAAAAACGAGAGATGATTGCGGCGATTGCTCATAATTTTTATGAAAATGTGGAATTAGCCGAGGATATCTGCGTCAGAACCCAAAATGAGCAAATTATGGAGATTTCGGTTTTTTGTGAACACGGCGCAGCCATAACCGCGCCGCAGTTGGAATGGCTGAAAAAGGACTATCAGATTTATGTGTCCGGCTCCAACTGGATTGATATTTTAAATAAAAGTGCCGGTAAGGGCAATGCTGTAAAGCGCTTGCAGGAAAGATACGGCTTGCAGCCGGAGGAATGTATGGCCTTTGGCGACTATTTTAATGATATGGAAATGCTGCAAAATGTGGGAGAAAGCTATGCCATGGCCAATGCTCAGCCGGAGGTACAGGCAGCGGCCAAATATATTGCTCCGGCCAATAAAGAAGGCGGTGTGATTCAGGTGCTGCGGCAAAGATTTGAACTTTAA
- a CDS encoding phosphoribosylaminoimidazolesuccinocarboxamide synthase, whose amino-acid sequence MKEIYRGKTKDVFDLENGQYLLKFKDDVTGTDGVFDPGANTVGLTMEGAGEAGLKLTKFFFEKINAAGIVTHYVSADIANRTMTVLPASVFGEGVEVICRYRAVGSFLRRYGKYAADGQKLDAYVEVTLKDDDRNDPLITEEALDMLGIMTRQEYRTLAEMTRQIAAIVKAELAKKGLELYDIKFEFGRVGEDKQIALIDEISGGNMRAYRNGEYIEPLQLEKLMLAD is encoded by the coding sequence ATGAAAGAAATTTATCGGGGAAAGACGAAAGACGTATTTGATTTGGAAAATGGCCAGTATTTGCTGAAGTTTAAAGATGATGTGACCGGCACGGACGGTGTTTTCGATCCGGGTGCCAATACGGTTGGACTGACAATGGAAGGTGCCGGGGAAGCCGGACTGAAACTGACGAAGTTCTTTTTTGAAAAAATCAACGCGGCCGGGATTGTTACTCATTATGTCAGTGCCGATATTGCCAATCGGACCATGACGGTGCTGCCGGCCAGTGTTTTTGGAGAAGGGGTTGAGGTAATTTGCCGCTACCGGGCAGTCGGCAGCTTTTTGCGTCGCTACGGCAAATATGCGGCGGATGGACAAAAGCTGGATGCTTATGTTGAGGTGACATTAAAAGATGATGACCGGAATGATCCGCTGATTACCGAGGAAGCGCTGGATATGCTGGGGATTATGACCCGGCAGGAGTACCGGACGCTGGCGGAGATGACCCGGCAGATTGCGGCGATCGTTAAGGCGGAGTTGGCGAAAAAAGGTTTGGAATTATATGATATTAAGTTTGAGTTTGGCCGGGTGGGTGAAGATAAGCAGATTGCTTTGATTGATGAGATTTCCGGCGGCAATATGAGAGCCTACCGGAACGGAGAGTACATCGAGCCGCTGCAGCTGGAAAAACTCATGCTGGCAGATTAA
- the xylB gene encoding xylulokinase, with product MYYIGIDLGTSAVKLLLVEENGQIKRAVSKEYPLLFPQPGWSEQRPEDWWAAVQTGLAELLIGIDRTQVAGIGCGGQMHGLVILDEKDEVIRPAILWNDGRTAKQTDYLNQVIGREKLSEWTANIAFAGFTAPKLLWLKENEPENFARIDKIMLPKDYINYRLTGVHCTDYSDAAGMLLLDVKGRSWSSEMLAVCGISEHQLPRLFVSSAAVGRILPAVAVELGLPESVTVAAGAGDNAAAAVGTGTVGAGGCTISLGTSGTIFISMERFAADPNNALHSFVHADGGYHWLGCMLSAASCYKWFCEDILKTADYAGEQAAIADDRLGCSHVFFLPYLMGERSSINDVSARGCFIGLTMDSSRADMVQAVLEGVAFAVRDSFEAAKAQGIVIQSSKLCGGGAKSALWQKILANVLGIPLELPQTEEGPGYGGAMLAMVSCGRYDSVADCAAALTGVKAVIWPEAELTARYEERYRSWRQIYPALKELFPQLTV from the coding sequence ATGTACTATATTGGAATTGACTTGGGAACTTCAGCGGTTAAGCTGCTGTTAGTGGAGGAAAACGGACAGATAAAAAGAGCAGTCAGTAAGGAATATCCTTTGCTTTTCCCGCAGCCGGGCTGGAGTGAGCAGCGGCCGGAGGATTGGTGGGCGGCAGTGCAGACCGGACTGGCTGAGCTCCTTATCGGGATTGACCGGACGCAGGTGGCCGGTATTGGCTGCGGCGGGCAGATGCACGGCTTGGTAATTCTGGATGAAAAGGATGAAGTCATTCGTCCGGCTATTTTATGGAATGATGGCCGGACAGCGAAGCAAACTGATTATTTAAATCAGGTAATTGGCCGGGAAAAGCTGTCGGAGTGGACGGCGAATATCGCTTTTGCCGGATTTACCGCGCCTAAACTCCTGTGGTTGAAGGAAAATGAGCCGGAAAACTTTGCCCGGATTGATAAGATTATGCTGCCCAAAGACTATATCAATTATCGCTTGACCGGTGTGCATTGCACCGATTATTCGGATGCTGCCGGCATGCTCCTGTTGGACGTCAAGGGGCGCTCGTGGTCGTCGGAGATGCTGGCGGTTTGCGGCATCAGTGAGCACCAGCTTCCGCGGCTGTTTGTCAGCAGTGCGGCGGTTGGCCGGATCTTACCGGCGGTTGCCGTCGAACTGGGATTGCCGGAATCGGTGACGGTAGCGGCTGGCGCCGGCGATAACGCCGCGGCGGCAGTAGGTACCGGCACGGTCGGTGCGGGCGGCTGCACGATTTCGCTGGGCACATCAGGCACGATTTTTATTTCGATGGAACGCTTTGCCGCTGACCCGAACAATGCGCTGCATAGCTTTGTCCACGCGGACGGCGGCTATCATTGGCTGGGCTGCATGTTGTCGGCTGCCAGCTGCTATAAGTGGTTTTGCGAAGATATTTTAAAGACGGCTGATTATGCCGGCGAACAGGCTGCCATTGCCGATGACCGGCTGGGATGCAGCCATGTCTTCTTTTTGCCGTATTTGATGGGAGAGCGCAGTTCCATTAATGATGTCAGCGCGCGCGGCTGTTTTATCGGGCTGACCATGGACAGCAGCCGGGCGGATATGGTTCAGGCGGTGCTGGAGGGAGTGGCGTTTGCCGTGCGTGACAGTTTTGAAGCGGCTAAGGCACAAGGGATTGTCATTCAAAGCAGCAAGCTCTGCGGCGGCGGAGCAAAGTCGGCTCTGTGGCAAAAGATTTTGGCGAATGTTTTAGGCATTCCGTTAGAGCTGCCGCAGACGGAGGAGGGGCCGGGCTATGGCGGTGCGATGCTGGCCATGGTCAGCTGTGGCCGGTACGATAGCGTGGCGGACTGCGCAGCGGCTTTAACCGGAGTCAAAGCAGTCATTTGGCCGGAAGCGGAGCTGACGGCCCGCTATGAGGAGCGTTACCGCAGCTGGCGGCAAATTTATCCGGCACTGAAAGAATTGTTCCCGCAGTTAACGGTCTGA
- the xylA gene encoding xylose isomerase, translating to MNEIFKTIPVIPYEGASSRNPLAFKFYDAERVVLGKPMKEHLPFAMAWWHNLGAAGTDMFGRDTADKSFGAEKGTMAHAKAKVDAGFEFMQKLGIRYFCFHDVDLVPEAEDIKETNRRLDEISDYILEKMKGTDIKCLWGTANMFSNPRFMNGAGSSNSADVFCFAAAQIKKALELTVKLGGRGYVFWGGREGYETLLNTDMKLEQDNIARLMRLAVDYGRSIGFSGDFYIEPKPKEPMKHQYDFDAATAIGFLRQYGLDQDFKLNIEANHATLAGHTFRHDLRVSAINGMLGSIDANQGDSLLGWDTDEFPFDVYEAVWCMYEVLKSGGLTGGLNFDAKSRRSSYLPEDMFESYILGMDTFALGLLKAAALIEDGRLDAFVADRYASYRSGIGAKIMNGETTLAELAAYAEQMGAPALPESGRQERLESIVNQVLFNGK from the coding sequence ATGAATGAAATTTTTAAAACCATACCGGTTATCCCTTATGAGGGAGCATCCAGCCGCAATCCGCTGGCATTTAAGTTTTATGACGCCGAGCGGGTGGTGCTGGGTAAGCCCATGAAAGAGCATTTGCCGTTTGCCATGGCGTGGTGGCACAACTTAGGCGCCGCCGGAACCGATATGTTCGGTCGGGACACGGCCGATAAATCTTTTGGCGCCGAAAAGGGGACGATGGCGCATGCGAAAGCCAAGGTGGATGCCGGTTTTGAGTTTATGCAAAAATTAGGGATTCGTTATTTTTGCTTCCATGATGTGGACTTGGTGCCGGAGGCGGAGGACATTAAGGAAACAAACCGGCGCCTGGATGAGATTTCCGATTATATTTTGGAAAAAATGAAGGGAACGGATATTAAATGTCTGTGGGGCACGGCCAATATGTTTTCCAATCCCCGCTTTATGAACGGAGCGGGCTCAAGCAATTCGGCTGATGTTTTCTGCTTTGCGGCGGCCCAGATTAAAAAAGCACTGGAGTTGACGGTTAAGCTGGGCGGCCGGGGCTATGTCTTCTGGGGCGGCCGTGAGGGCTATGAAACGCTGTTAAATACTGATATGAAGTTAGAGCAGGACAATATCGCCCGGCTGATGCGGCTGGCGGTCGACTACGGGCGCAGCATTGGCTTTAGCGGTGACTTTTATATTGAGCCTAAGCCCAAAGAGCCGATGAAGCATCAGTATGACTTTGACGCGGCTACGGCCATTGGCTTTTTGCGGCAGTATGGCTTGGATCAAGATTTCAAATTAAACATTGAAGCCAATCATGCTACTCTGGCCGGACATACTTTCCGGCATGACCTGAGGGTGTCGGCAATTAATGGTATGCTGGGCAGTATTGACGCCAATCAGGGGGATTCGCTGCTGGGCTGGGATACCGATGAATTCCCGTTTGATGTTTACGAGGCGGTATGGTGTATGTATGAGGTCTTAAAGTCGGGCGGTCTGACCGGCGGGCTGAACTTTGATGCCAAGAGCAGACGTTCCAGCTATTTGCCGGAGGATATGTTTGAAAGCTATATTTTGGGGATGGATACCTTTGCGCTTGGCTTATTAAAGGCGGCAGCGCTGATTGAGGACGGGCGGCTCGATGCTTTTGTGGCGGATCGTTATGCCAGTTACCGGAGCGGCATCGGCGCTAAAATCATGAACGGCGAAACAACACTGGCAGAATTGGCGGCTTATGCCGAGCAGATGGGCGCGCCAGCGTTGCCCGAGAGCGGCCGGCAGGAGCGGCTGGAGAGTATCGTGAATCAGGTGCTGTTTAACGGGAAATAA
- a CDS encoding NAD(+) diphosphatase: protein MIQDIAPSKFQNNYIAAEPEASSRVMLFAEEKLLAFYDENKKSLRFPERRLFPENTGFVYLFAIDGEKFFLSEQTEFLPAGYHFYTMEEIRNLALGANTEIFAVFSAYHLQKWYAVSKYCGSCGAKMTHAPAERALVCPECGHRIYPRLNPAVIIGVINGDRILITRYRKGYRHNALVAGFIEFGETLEQAVEREVMEEVGLRVRNIRYYKSQPWGVSADLLAGFYCEVDGDDTIRMDCSELKYAEWVTRQDIVLQPSEYSLTNAMMKAFKKNNENR from the coding sequence ATGATACAGGATATCGCGCCGTCAAAGTTTCAAAATAATTATATCGCGGCAGAACCGGAGGCAAGCAGCAGGGTCATGCTATTTGCCGAAGAAAAATTATTGGCTTTTTATGATGAAAACAAAAAAAGCCTGCGTTTTCCGGAAAGACGCTTGTTCCCGGAAAATACCGGTTTTGTTTATCTTTTTGCCATAGACGGTGAAAAGTTTTTTCTGTCGGAGCAGACGGAGTTTCTTCCGGCCGGATATCATTTTTATACCATGGAGGAAATAAGAAATCTGGCATTAGGTGCAAACACGGAAATCTTTGCTGTCTTTTCCGCCTATCATTTGCAAAAGTGGTATGCGGTGTCAAAATACTGCGGCAGCTGTGGGGCGAAAATGACGCATGCCCCGGCGGAGCGGGCACTGGTTTGCCCGGAGTGCGGTCACCGGATTTATCCGCGGCTGAATCCGGCGGTTATTATCGGTGTGATTAACGGTGACCGAATCCTGATTACCCGTTACCGGAAAGGCTACCGGCATAACGCGTTGGTGGCCGGTTTTATTGAGTTCGGCGAAACGCTGGAGCAGGCGGTGGAGCGGGAAGTGATGGAAGAGGTGGGACTGCGGGTTAGAAATATCAGGTATTATAAGTCGCAGCCCTGGGGTGTCAGTGCTGACCTGTTGGCCGGCTTTTACTGCGAAGTTGACGGTGATGATACCATTCGCATGGATTGCTCGGAATTAAAGTACGCTGAATGGGTTACCCGGCAGGATATTGTGCTGCAGCCGTCCGAGTACAGTCTGACGAATGCAATGATGAAAGCTTTTAAAAAAAATAATGAAAATAGATAA
- a CDS encoding cation transporter, protein MERANAVRRISVLGFLGNVFLLIIKLAIGLATGSQAMIADGLNSSGDVFSSIMTYIGNQISAKPDDSDHPYGHGKAEYIFSFIISFSFLFVAYIVFKNGVEGLIALQPVQYSIWLIVVAVTTLVIKTFLYVCASQTGKKYHSLLAAANAADHRNDLFITGLTLISIICSYFKIYYVDAAVGILISFWIGYTGFKVLIASYHVLMDRTLDDEIIHQMREQILAAEGVDHLDSIVARPIGEKFLMLIKISVDGNLTVQAGHDISDTVKAAIMKFDQVADVLIHLNPAQTHPQRDYLK, encoded by the coding sequence ATGGAACGTGCAAACGCCGTTCGGCGTATTTCCGTTTTGGGTTTTTTGGGAAATGTTTTTTTACTGATTATTAAGCTGGCCATCGGCCTTGCCACCGGCAGCCAGGCTATGATCGCCGACGGCCTGAACAGCTCCGGCGATGTCTTTTCCTCAATCATGACTTATATCGGCAACCAGATTTCTGCTAAACCCGATGACAGCGACCACCCCTACGGTCACGGCAAAGCGGAGTATATTTTTTCCTTCATTATCAGCTTTTCCTTTTTGTTTGTCGCTTACATTGTTTTTAAAAACGGCGTCGAGGGGCTAATTGCCCTTCAGCCGGTACAATATTCCATTTGGCTGATTGTCGTAGCCGTCACGACCTTGGTTATTAAAACTTTTCTTTATGTCTGCGCCAGCCAAACCGGTAAAAAATATCACAGCCTGCTGGCTGCGGCTAATGCAGCTGACCACCGGAACGACCTTTTTATCACCGGTCTGACCCTGATCAGTATTATTTGCTCCTATTTTAAAATTTATTATGTTGATGCCGCGGTCGGTATCTTAATCTCCTTTTGGATTGGTTATACCGGCTTTAAAGTGCTGATCGCTTCCTATCATGTACTGATGGACCGCACTTTGGATGACGAAATCATTCACCAAATGCGGGAGCAAATCCTGGCAGCGGAGGGAGTCGATCATCTTGACTCCATTGTCGCCCGACCGATCGGCGAAAAGTTTCTGATGCTGATTAAGATTTCCGTTGACGGCAATCTGACCGTTCAGGCCGGACATGATATTTCTGATACCGTCAAAGCAGCCATTATGAAGTTTGACCAGGTGGCTGATGTGTTAATCCATCTAAACCCGGCACAAACCCATCCGCAAAGAGATTATTTAAAATAA
- a CDS encoding flavin reductase, whose translation MSLKKVEFNRYLKDAVEQLPKGAFLCTKDGDKENVMAVGWGAFGSMWGRPLAMIAVRPSRYSRELIDKTGVFTLSIPFNQSQKDTLNFCGSYSGREKDKFAEPSLIKGKGQTLDLPVIENCQLFYECRVITKQEFTPEKLDTAIKEMYYPHDDYHIVYYAEILDSYILEDDYLK comes from the coding sequence ATGAGTTTAAAAAAGGTAGAGTTTAACCGTTATTTAAAAGACGCCGTCGAGCAACTCCCGAAAGGCGCGTTTTTATGTACCAAGGACGGAGATAAAGAAAACGTGATGGCCGTTGGCTGGGGGGCGTTTGGCTCCATGTGGGGACGTCCGCTGGCGATGATTGCTGTTCGGCCGTCCAGATACAGCCGGGAATTGATTGACAAGACAGGAGTATTTACCTTGAGTATTCCGTTTAATCAAAGTCAAAAAGACACGCTTAATTTCTGCGGCAGCTACAGCGGCCGGGAAAAAGACAAGTTTGCCGAGCCCAGCCTGATTAAGGGCAAGGGGCAAACGCTGGACTTGCCGGTAATTGAAAACTGTCAGCTTTTTTATGAATGCCGGGTTATTACCAAGCAGGAGTTTACCCCGGAAAAGCTTGATACTGCCATCAAAGAAATGTACTATCCGCATGACGATTATCATATCGTGTATTATGCTGAAATCTTAGATTCGTATATTTTGGAAGATGATTATTTGAAATAA